From Bactrocera oleae isolate idBacOlea1 chromosome 4, idBacOlea1, whole genome shotgun sequence:
CGCTTGGTGTAGTCGGTGTGGTGCCGCCGCTCGGCGTGTTTGCATTGATTATAGTATTGGAGAAGTAATTGTTGGAGGGACCCACAGCCAAGCCCGTGTCGAGGTAACGCTTACCATGATAGATCTCTTGCATTGTATTGGCGCGAATTATCGTGCGCGTTGAAACGCTTGCCGCGTTACTAATCGCTTGCATTTGCTGTGTGAAATTATTATTGCCTGCGCGCTGTTGAGGCGGTACTAACAAAGGCGGGGATGGCGTTGTGCGCAGCGAGGCAGGCGCCGTGGAGGAGGTTGTGGCAAGTGTTGGTAGTGTGTTTGCCAAGAGCAGTTTGCATTTTGCGGCCACCAGCTGCACATTCGCGCTATCCAGTACACTTTTTTCCGACAGCAAGTCCTCGGATGTCTCATCGGAGACTTCATCTAAGGTGGCATGCAATGGTTTGTAGTGATGTTGTGGTGTTTGCGTGGCGGTGCTTTTGCGACGTGGCGATGCGAGGTTCTTTgtagaaaatatcaaattttggcTCAGATATTCAGCCGCGATCTTCATCGTGGAGAAGGCGGGCGGCGTTGCGGTACGTTTAACCGTTGGATAATCTATTTGAGCAAGGTGCGTTGATAAAAGTAAATACCTCACGAATACAGTGTACAAGTGATCGGTAAAGGGTGCACATAGCGTGAGATTATGATGTAAAAGTTATAGCAATATTCTtcaattaatatgaaaaaactgatttttattgttttctttcaaGTTTTCCCTTTGGGGCCCATAGAAACTTCCTACACCCTTTCCGATATTGacttaaaatacttatatatcaaTGTATTTATCAAGCCTGGCTTTCACTACACTCCGTTGCAGGTGAAGCTttacgaaaaataaaaacaatagcaacaacaaatataaatacaatacaacATTTAGCATTTGCAGAAGCGATTAGCTGACTACTCTACCTTGACGGCATACCTTCCGCGGACTCTTCACTATCTTCGCATATCGAGCTTggatttttattctttttaactGGTGTTGTAGTGCCATTTGCTTCGGTGCTAGAATTATTTGTACCCGAATCGAAAGAGTTCTGCACAACCACATCCATATGGGAGTCTAGTGAGAATTGCTTGCCTGTTTATAATGAGACGAGATATATCGttatttcataatattataGATGGTAacccatatatgtaaataaaaatgcacaAGGTCCACTTATTTTTACCAGACATAAGAATACCGCGCACTCGTCGCCGCATCGATGGTGATTCTTGGTGCTGTGCAAATTAAACAAGTGGTGAATATGAAAAACTATTAGGGTTTGTGCTGGTAAATATGAAATTCGTTGAAACTTACAGCAATACGTACGCCAGCATAGGTTTTAGCCAAAAATTCGTCGGCGTCAAATATTGCCGCAAAAGAACCGTTGACGATTTTGGGAGAGAGTGGTGAGTTTGAGAGCAATAGACTGGAGCCGAAAGCTTCGCTTTTATCCTTGGTATCTGTGAAGTTACAAAGGTTATGTAAAAGGTGTTAAGATAGTTGGgtgttttttatatgtatatttgctatGTATAATAACgtaacaaaaaaatatcctTACACTTATATTTCTTGGAATTAATATGTCCATTAAAGAATTTCATACCATATGATCAAAATTTAACCGGACTGACAATATTTTTACGTGTTTTAATACAATAAGAATTGTTTGCCACCAAATTAAGCCTTCAATGCCTTCAGCGAACGATTTTCAATGAACTCATGACTCGTTCCCAGAAGCGGATTTTTTTAGCGATGACTCTCGTTTCAATAAATTGCTGCCCAAAAATCCGGTCGTTTACGCCGAATTACTTCATTTAGACTCCTTAAAACGGTCAAGTAGTATTCCTCATTGAGCGTTTGACTCTGTGAAATGAACTTAcggtaatcaaagaaaacgatTAGCAGCACCTGGATTATTGGTAGTTTTTTTGGTTTCGGTTCACCATTCGCTAGACTGTCTAATAGTTtcaacgtcatattcataagccCAAGTTTgcgataaagtagactcccacaaacacttctgcaacattttcattgattgcgtagccgtgattccattggaaacacaaaatttcaagcaaattcgtTGTTCGATTTCTTTTTCCATAGTAAAAGTCGCCAGACAAATTTCTCGCGTCAAGctcacactaattgacataggGAGATCAAACTTTATGTTCGTGGTATGATTGAAGCAATCTAGGAAAAAATTCTATCGAATCGGTTTGCGCGCTCACGCTGCGGTGCATTGAAAGTCTTTGCTTCACCCAGCTGAAGGAGTTAAGCTAGGTGAAGCAAAGATACATAATCACCTTAAATTTTGAGTTATTAGTGAAATCTAGCTGTCAGAAGAAGCGACTCTATTTCTAACAGCCCATatcactttttataaaaaagccCTAAATTTGAAAGTTATTTTCCAATAAAGCACAGTTCTTTGTAAGTCCGCTCTTCTTACAGTTTATCATAGTGTTAGCTGAAAGTTGCATAGTTTTAGGCGCTTATTTAAAGAATCTTCGCAATACATCGCCAAACTTCATACCTAAGTTCTTCATATATTCACACACACTTCTGCTGTTTTACTTAAGTCGAAGAATTCATCAGATTATGCTCTTATAATACTGTTAGCTATTAAAAAAAGGGGAATTAGAATGCTAAACTTACCTTTTAGGTAAACTTTATTTCTACTCGATATTGTAATATTCATTTCATCAAGTATCATGGACGCCACGCGTCTTATCTCATTCCAATCCTTAACAATATCGTCAACAGTTGTATTCGTAGAGGTCACCGTGAACCGTATGACATATTTGCCTTTCAAAGAGGATGGTATACAATGCAGATTACCGCGATGATTGAGACGCTTCAAGAGACGTTCGGTAATCTCATTGTCACCTTTAATGCGAAACACCACCATGCCTGGAGTTTTTAAGCAGTCACACTATTATTGCCATTACTATAATTTCAATATCCACGCCTTACCCAAGTGCCGTTTAGCTGGTATCTCGAAACGGTGGTCGGCCAATACAAGCGCTTCGAACTTTTGCGCCAATCGTACACCTTCGCGTATGTGCTTTTGCAGACCTTTAATGCCGAACGAACGCAATACGAAGAAAACTTTCAAAGCGCGAAAGCGTCTACTTAACGGTATCTGCCAATGCATGTAATCAATGGAGACACCCGAGTTTTCATGCTGTAAGTAAAGTGGTTCCACATTGAAGGTGCGATGCACGGCGGTGCTGTCCTTAATCCTAATGTGATTGTTGCAGTGAAACGAAAAATGTGCTGTAAATAGTGTTCTTAGATCGAAATATCGCTTACCATAATGCCGTCGCGTCAAAATGCACCATGAGCCACTTAGATGGATTGAACGCAATCGAATCTGCTTTCTCAATGCCACGCAGCCAGGTGCGGAATTCAGGGCAAATAAAAGCGCTACCTGCGTAAGCGCTATCGACATGGAGCCAAATATTGAAATCGCGACACACTATGCCAATCTGTGTGcagtaaaaatatagtaaatatttttgatggcTTT
This genomic window contains:
- the Hdc gene encoding histidine decarboxylase isoform X1 is translated as MDVNEYRRRGKEMVDYIADYLENIRDRRVFPDVKPGYMRGLLPEFAPVEGENWDAIFADVERVIMPGITHWQSPHMHAYFPALNSFPSLLGDMLADAINCLGFTWASSPACTELEVIVMNWLGKMIGLPDDFLHLHNKSPGGGVIQTTASEATLVCLLAGRTRAIQRFHERHPGFQDAEINARLVAYCSDQAHSSVEKAALIGLVRMRFIEADDSLAMRGKALREAIEDDIKQGLVPFWVCATLGTTGSCSFDNLEEIGIVCRDFNIWLHVDSAYAGSAFICPEFRTWLRGIEKADSIAFNPSKWLMVHFDATALWIKDSTAVHRTFNVEPLYLQHENSGVSIDYMHWQIPLSRRFRALKVFFVLRSFGIKGLQKHIREGVRLAQKFEALVLADHRFEIPAKRHLGMVVFRIKGDNEITERLLKRLNHRGNLHCIPSSLKGKYVIRFTVTSTNTTVDDIVKDWNEIRRVASMILDEMNITISSRNKVYLKDTKDKSEAFGSSLLLSNSPLSPKIVNGSFAAIFDADEFLAKTYAGVRIAHQESPSMRRRVRGILMSGKQFSLDSHMDVVVQNSFDSGTNNSSTEANGTTTPVKKNKNPSSICEDSEESAEDYPTVKRTATPPAFSTMKIAAEYLSQNLIFSTKNLASPRRKSTATQTPQHHYKPLHATLDEVSDETSEDLLSEKSVLDSANVQLVAAKCKLLLANTLPTLATTSSTAPASLRTTPSPPLLVPPQQRAGNNNFTQQMQAISNAASVSTRTIIRANTMQEIYHGKRYLDTGLAVGPSNNYFSNTIINANTPSGGTTPTTPSAETPDAESQWSALFHSFDTAPAPTVRGVSYLSGRLLNMDSVSARSTSTLPSIDESASECMSISSTSTPADTFSMSAQLFSNRHNVTRFYSAPNARPGAQVLATPATMTSTLASFSLNAATLSEDETDADAWQVARCGSSEDYSITSSGAQSRSSSLDLV
- the Hdc gene encoding histidine decarboxylase isoform X2, which produces MVDYIADYLENIRDRRVFPDVKPGYMRGLLPEFAPVEGENWDAIFADVERVIMPGITHWQSPHMHAYFPALNSFPSLLGDMLADAINCLGFTWASSPACTELEVIVMNWLGKMIGLPDDFLHLHNKSPGGGVIQTTASEATLVCLLAGRTRAIQRFHERHPGFQDAEINARLVAYCSDQAHSSVEKAALIGLVRMRFIEADDSLAMRGKALREAIEDDIKQGLVPFWVCATLGTTGSCSFDNLEEIGIVCRDFNIWLHVDSAYAGSAFICPEFRTWLRGIEKADSIAFNPSKWLMVHFDATALWIKDSTAVHRTFNVEPLYLQHENSGVSIDYMHWQIPLSRRFRALKVFFVLRSFGIKGLQKHIREGVRLAQKFEALVLADHRFEIPAKRHLGMVVFRIKGDNEITERLLKRLNHRGNLHCIPSSLKGKYVIRFTVTSTNTTVDDIVKDWNEIRRVASMILDEMNITISSRNKVYLKDTKDKSEAFGSSLLLSNSPLSPKIVNGSFAAIFDADEFLAKTYAGVRIAHQESPSMRRRVRGILMSGKQFSLDSHMDVVVQNSFDSGTNNSSTEANGTTTPVKKNKNPSSICEDSEESAEDYPTVKRTATPPAFSTMKIAAEYLSQNLIFSTKNLASPRRKSTATQTPQHHYKPLHATLDEVSDETSEDLLSEKSVLDSANVQLVAAKCKLLLANTLPTLATTSSTAPASLRTTPSPPLLVPPQQRAGNNNFTQQMQAISNAASVSTRTIIRANTMQEIYHGKRYLDTGLAVGPSNNYFSNTIINANTPSGGTTPTTPSAETPDAESQWSALFHSFDTAPAPTVRGVSYLSGRLLNMDSVSARSTSTLPSIDESASECMSISSTSTPADTFSMSAQLFSNRHNVTRFYSAPNARPGAQVLATPATMTSTLASFSLNAATLSEDETDADAWQVARCGSSEDYSITSSGAQSRSSSLDLV
- the Hdc gene encoding histidine decarboxylase isoform X3, translated to MDVNEYRRRGKEMVDYIADYLENIRDRRVFPDVKPGYMRGLLPEFAPVEGENWDAIFADVERVIMPGITHWQSPHMHAYFPALNSFPSLLGDMLADAINCLGFTWASSPACTELEVIVMNWLGKMIGLPDDFLHLHNKSPGGGVIQTTASEATLVCLLAGRTRAIQRFHERHPGFQDAEINARLVAYCSDQAHSSVEKAALIGLVRMRFIEADDSLAMRGKALREAIEDDIKQGLVPFWVCATLGTTGSCSFDNLEEIGIVCRDFNIWLHVDSAYAGSAFICPEFRTWLRGIEKADSIAFNPSKWLMVHFDATALWIKDSTAVHRTFNVEPLYLQHENSGVSIDYMHWQIPLSRRFRALKVFFVLRSFGIKGLQKHIREGVRLAQKFEALVLADHRFEIPAKRHLGMVVFRIKGDNEITERLLKRLNHRGNLHCIPSSLKGKYVIRFTVTSTNTTVDDIVKDWNEIRRVASMILDEMNITISSRNKVYLKDTKDKSEAFGSSLLLSNSPLSPKIVNGSFAAIFDADEFLAKTYAGVRIAHQESPSMRRRVRGILMSGKQFSLDSHMDVVVQNSFDSGTNNSSTEANGTTTPVKKNKNPSSICEDSEESAEGMPSSFTCNGV